Proteins encoded together in one Triticum dicoccoides isolate Atlit2015 ecotype Zavitan chromosome 7B, WEW_v2.0, whole genome shotgun sequence window:
- the LOC119341798 gene encoding uncharacterized protein LOC119341798, with protein sequence MGLLSHRVERSELKPGDHIYTWRAAYSYSHHGIYVGGSKVVHFTTKKEAGTAGLDSAVAISSLISAGSPECPTFPDCGFQLPDSGVILTCLDCFLRDGALHGFEYGVPPAVFLAKLRGGTCTTAASDPADAVVHRAMYLLQNGFGSYDVFENNCEDFALYCKTGLLLPPEKGIRRSGQAASAVGVPLAALFSTPFRLMSAGPLGMAAVTAGMYCAGRYITDIGVRKDVVKVEVENLSAHLGLRRAKAEEEWVKKKQQPAKVTTRLLPLKRKRDSDLHLQSVK encoded by the exons ATGGGGCTGCTGTCGCACCGGGTGGAGCGGTCGGAGCTAAAGCCCGGCGACCACATCTACACATGGCGCGCCGCCTACTCCTACTCCCACCACG GTATTTACGTCGGCGGAAGCAAGGTGGTGCATTTCACAACGAAGAAAGAAGCGGGAACGGCGGGCCTTGACTCCGCCGTGGCTATCTCGAGCCTCATTTCCGCCGGCTCACCCGAGTGCCCGACCTTCCCGGACTGCGGCTTCCAGCTCCCCGACAGCGGTGTCATCCTCACCTGCCTCGACTGCTTCCTCCGCGACGGCGCCCTCCACGGCTTCGAGTACGGCGTCCCTCCCGCCGTGTTCCTCGCCAAGCTCCGCGGCGGGACCTGCACCACCGCCGCGTCCGACCCGGCGGATGCCGTGGTGCACCGGGCGATGTACCTGCTCCAGAACGGGTTTGGCAGCTACGACGTGTTCGAGAACAACTGCGAGGACTTCGCGCTATACTGCAAGACCGGGCTCCTGCTGCCGCCGGAGAAGGGCATCAGGAGGAGCGGCCAGGCGGCCTCCGCCGTCGGCGTGCCGCTGGCGGCGCTCTTCTCGACTCCGTTCAGGCTCATGTCGGCCGGCCCGCTGGGCATGGCCGCCGTCACGGCGGGGATGTACTGCGCCGGCAGGTACATCACCGACATTGGGGTGAGGAAGGACGTGGTGAAGGTGGAGGTGGAGAACCTGTCGGCGCATCTGGGCTTGCGCCGGGCCAAAGCCGAAGAAGAATGGGTGAAGAAGAAACAGCAGCCCGCTAAGGTGACGACGAGGTTGCTGCCGCTGAAGAGGAAACGTGACAGTGATTTGCATTTGCAATCCGTGAAGTGA